One stretch of Hevea brasiliensis isolate MT/VB/25A 57/8 chromosome 12, ASM3005281v1, whole genome shotgun sequence DNA includes these proteins:
- the LOC110663549 gene encoding disease resistance protein RUN1 translates to MRKSSSVSGAAKNFVGMSSRMVEMTMHLDMGQLDDVHFVGICGMGGIGKTTIARVVYEQISSQFEGSSFLANVREVQEKHGLVPLQKQLLTEILMDWNIAIWDAHSGVDEIRNRLRRKKVLIILDDVNRLDQLKLLAGMCDWFGNGSRIIITTRDENLLTCHGVDKVYRVEGLSHDEALELFCLKAFKNDNPADDYVELSDHFVNYCNGLPLALDVLGSFLFGKSVNEWRSALERLKEVPHQQILDKLYISFDGLEEIEKKIFLDIACFFNGEDKDYVMKVLESCGFYPDLGIRVLINKSLLTISRERIWMHDLLQEMGQEIVRQESHEEPGKRSRLWLYKDVYHVLSNDKGTEQIEGIVLECKREDEQLSAKAFMKMKRLRLLKLRNLRLSQGLEHLSNKLKYLEWDGYPFKYFPSTFQPDKLVELHMRCGNMEQLWKGIKPLRMLKVIDLSFSVNLVKTIDFKEAPNLEKLHLEGCTKLSVVHQSIGDLKRLGLLNLKDCKSLTRLPNSICDLKSLKYLNLHGCSKLQKLPERLGDMTGLEKLNLGGITTRQLGSTRLWDFFLLSRFLLWENTNPLVMMLPSLLVLPSLRSLDLSYCNLVEGALPNDLGCFPSLKTLNLSGNDFVSIPSSISQLSKLEDFRFANCKRLQLFPNLPSSILYLSMDGCTALETLAPRNISRQFELENLCAVNCKRLQSLPDLSSSILYLTVDGLTAQETIPNPLGTHTMRPSSLTFLTYLKLIEVQSKNIMAFARLTSYLHYLLKHNSQGLFYPGSHISICLVGSEIPCWFNYQSAGATLEMQLPPYWWTKKWMGFALCIEFGFQEPLSDSSTILCDLKACIAPDEDLFLGRSTVQISKDMNVTSDQLWFNYMPRSSFTCLDMWEACNHLKVTFSSDELRLKHCGFRAIYSQDVDEMVLCGKPSENLGLPCNHNVDKSKRSNRVESNESGNLTDRLPSKRPRMLVDPDTETHGQKDLKE, encoded by the exons ATGAGAAAATCAAGTTCAGTATCTGGCGCTGCAAAGAATTTTGTTGGGATGAGTTCACGTATGGTGGAAATGACTATGCATTTAGACATGGGGCAGTTGGATGATGTTCACTTTGTGGGGATTTGTGGGATGGGAGGTATTGGTAAAACAACAATTGCCAGAGTTGTCTATGAGCAAATATCTTCTCAATTTGAAGGTAGCAGCTTTCTTGCAAATGTTAGAGAAGTTCAGGAGAAACATGGTTTAGTTCCTTTACAAAAACAGCTTCTTACTGAAATTTTAATGGATTGGAACATAGCTATTTGGGATGCTCATAGTGGAGTTGATGAGATCAGAAATAGGTTACGTCGGAAAAAAGTTCTTATAATTCTAGATGATGTCAATCGATTGGACCAGTTAAAATTATTAGCTGGTATGTGTGATTGGTTTGGGAATGGAAGTAGGATAATTATCACAACTAGGGATGAAAATTTGTTGACATGCCATGGAGTAGATAAAGTATATAGGGTAGAGGGATTAAGTCATGATGAAGCCCTTGAGCTCTTTTGTTTGAAAGCCTTTAaaaatgataatccagcagatgaTTATGTGGAGCTATCAGATCactttgtaaattattgtaatggccTTCCATTAGCTCTTGATGTTCTTGGTTCCTTTTTGTTCGGTAAATCTGTAAATGAGTGGAGAAGTGCATTGGAAAGATTGAAAGAAGTTCCTCATCAACAAATTTTGGATAAACTTTATATAAGTTTTGATGGGTTAGAGGAAATTGAGAAGAAAATATTCTTGGATATTGCTTGTTTTTTCAATGGAGAGGATAAAGATTATGTGATGAAGGTACTGGAAAGTTGTGGTTTCTATCCTGATCTTGGAATAAGAGTTCTCATTAATAAATCTCTTTTAACCATTTCAAGAGAGAGAATATGGATGCATGATTTACTTCAAGAAATGGGTCAAGAAATTGTTCGCCAAGAATCACATGAAGAACCTGGAAAAAGAAGTAGATTGTGGCTTTATAAGGATGTATATCATGTTCTATCAAATGATAAG GGAACAGAACAGATTGAAGGCATTGTACTAGaatgcaaaagggaagatgaacaATTGAGTGCTAAAGCTTTCATGAAAATGAAAAGGCTAAGATTGCTCAAGCTTCGAAATTTGCGACTTTCACAGGGCCTTGAGCAtctttcaaataaattaaaatatcttGAATGGGATGGATATCCTTTCAAATATTTTCCATCAACTTTCCAGCCAGATAAACTTGTTGAGCTCCATATGCGCTGTGGTAACATGGAACAATTGTGGAAGGGAATCAAA CCATTAAGGATGTTGAAGGTTATCGATCTAAGTTTTTCTGTTAACTTAGTGAAGACCATAGACTTCAAGGAGGCCCCAAATCTTGAAAAATTGCATCTTGAAGGTTGCACAAAACTGTCTGTGGTTCACCAATCCATTGGAGATCTGAAAAGGCTTGGTTTACTGAACTTGAAGGACTGCAAAAGCCTTACAAGGCTTCCAAATAGCATATGTGATCTAAAGTCCCTTAAGTATCTAAATTTGCATGGCTGCTCAAAACTTCAGAAATTGCCAGAAAGGTTGGGTGATATGACAGGCTTGGAGAAGCTTAATTTAGGTGGAATTACTACCAGACAACTTGGATCAACTAGACTCTGGGATTTTTTTCTACTTTCAAGGTTTTTACTTTGGGAGAATACCAATCCTCTGGTTATGATGTTGCCTTCTTTATTAGTCTTACCATCATTGAGGTCATTAGATTTAAGTTACTGCAATCTGGTAGAGGGAGCACTTCCCAATGATCTGGGCTGCTTCCCATCATTGAAAACACTCAATCTAAGCGGAAATGATTTTGTTAGCATCCCTTCAAGCATTAGCCAACTTTCTAAACTTGAAGATTTTCGATTTGCTAATTGCAAGAGGCTTCAATTATTTCCAAATCTTCCATCAAGCATTTTATATCTGAGCATGGATGGTTGCACTGCCTTAGAAACTTTGGCACCTAGAAATATCAGTAgacaatttgagcttgaaaatctTTGTGCCGTGAATTGCAAGAGGCTTCAGTCATTGCCTGATCTTTCATCAAGTATTTTATATCTAACTGTGGATGGATTAACTGCACAAGAAACCATTCCAAATCCACTTGGAACACACACTATGAGACCTTCATCTCTGACTTTCTTAACTTACTTGAAATTGATTGAGGTTCAAAGCAAAAACATTATGGCATTTGCAAGGCTGACAAGTTATCTGCATTACTTGCTAAAGCACAACTCTCAG GGACTCTTTTATCCAGGCTCTCACATATCCATATGTTTGGTTGGAAGTGAAATTCCTTGTTGGTTCAACTATCAGTCAGCGGGAGCTACATTAGAAATGCAGTTGCCTCCATATTGGTGGACTAAAAAGTGGATGGGATTCGCTCTCTGTATAGAGTTTGGATTCCAAGAGCCCTTATCAGATTCTTCTACTATTTTATGTGATTTGAAAGCATGCATTGCTCCAGATGAAGATTTGTTTCTAGGTCGCTCTACTGTACAAATCTCAAAGGACATGAACGTTACATCGGATCAACTTTGGTTCAATTACATGCCGCGTAGCTCTTTTACTTGTCTGGATATGTGGGAAGCTTGTAATCACCTTAAGGTTACTTTTTCCTCAGACGAATTGAGGTTGAAGCATTGTGGCTTTCGTGCAATATACAGTCAGGATGTTGATGAGATGGTTTTGTGTGGCAAACCTTCTGAGAATTTGGGTCTTCCCTGTAATCATAACGTTGACAAAAGCAAGAGAAGCAATAGAGTGGAATCCAATGAAAGTGGCAACTTGACTGATAGATTGCCTTCCAAGAGACCGAGGATGCTTGTGGATCCTGATACTGAAACTCATGGCCAAAAAGATCTTAAAGAATAA